GAGTTGACTATTTATGGTGTTTTTCCCTTAAAAGAATAGATCGAAGTTGTTCATACACTAAATTCTAAATTTATTTGTAAAACTATATTTAGAGTCCATTGTTTTCTTTACATGTGATGATATAAAATAAACATATCTAATGGACGAGTAGAGTGTGCATATAATTCACAAGTACGTATGTCACTTGTATCCGAAGATTCTGAATGAAGAACATTCTTCTTGcctaaaagagaaaagaatggtTTTTTTCTAGAAGAGGTGTTAACATTTTGCCTCAACCTTTGAGTTAACATTTTCATTCTAGATGTGTTGTAAAATAGTTTGTAGAACCTTATTTTGGAATGAAAATCAAACAACGAAGGTTTTTCTATTTGGTGAAACTTATGAcatcaaattctttttttttctttaaaaaatagACAGATGATCGAGGGAAACTCTACAAAAAATCCATCGTTCCAGCtataacaaaaacaatcacTACTGACGCAATATCACATTTCATATTGATCAATAGAACAACTGAGACTAGAAAGATAAGACATATAAACTGAAAAATTTGAACCCAAACATGGTTTGTTGAACTCATGAACCACTACTCCCTAAACGCTTCATATTAATGTAAAAAGATTAGGGCACCGCCTCAAGTCCTACATCCCGGTTCAATAAATTGCACTTCACTTAGGACAATAGAGCCACTCATGCCCAGAAAGTGTTACACACTTGCACATATGTTAACGAGTTTGAGCAGGGCAATAGAATTTTGGAGGTGGAGCACATTTCAAATGTCGACTTATTTTACAATAAGAAATTCGAACAAAAATAGGCTTTGGTGTTGGTACGGAATTTGACATGATTTGTACTTAGATATCGCTCTCGCAATatcataaattaaaatatatctTGTTTTTTATAGTCTGAGATTTTCTGCATCTGTATAATGAAGCGTTGTTATTGTTTTATGGGAGCCAATCCCATAATTTCTTTTAACCTGTCTTGTGACTCTAATATGACTAATTGACCACTTTGTTTCCGTACTTAATTCATGTTTAAGTTCCTGACAGTAAAATTTCATGATACTGGGCGCGCGCGAGTATGTATGCATGCTCAAGAAATTTACTGTCGAATCATTTGGCTCAATTATTATTCTTAAGGATTACATCAATTAAGACCGTGCTGCTCACAAAACTAGAGCTCATCTTAGTCTCCCtaaatatttacaacatataCAAACAAGATataccaagaaaaaaaataaaaaacctcgcacacacacacaacataGTCGCGCTCAACTtaatcttcttctttgcttcctCTTCATCGATGGACTGGCGTGTATGTACACGGGCCATGGCCTGGGGAAAATAAATAACAAATTAAAACTCTTAATTACTTGATCATGTAGAACTTGGAAAAACAGAGAGAGTATCTTATCGTACTTGGGTTGATGCTGGTGACGAGTCCGGTTTGCGAGAAATCACAACTCAAATTATTGTGGCCGTTTTTCTGATAATAAGCATTCATAGCATAGGATGCCTGGGAGCGGATATCGCTGGAAAAGCAAGCACCTCCTGGTTGTATAGGGCCGCAATCCACACCCGGCTGGCTGCACGCGTAGTCTAAGTTTTGCTGCAAGGCCTGGTTGGTAACACCTGGCTTTGCTATGCACCATACTTTGCCTCCATTACTTGGTTTGCCTGGGGCTGGTGTGGCTGGTTTACCCGGCATTGTTGGTGTGGCTGGTTTACCCGGTTTTGGATTAGGTATTGATCCATCCGCACCCTAAGTGGAACAACAATTTAGTACATTATATTATATATTGCATAAAACCAGACAGAAAACTAAGAAGCATCAAACAGCCAACCTGTTGATTGCGCATAACTCCAGCGTTGTAAACCGGAGTCAAATTAGGGTAGAACAGACCCCAGTTCTTCTCAGCTTGCGGACCAGGTTTTTGGTTCTCATTAAACAAGGCAAAGATATAGGTCTCGAACTTTCGGTTCGGCATCAAAGGTGTGCCCTGACCCGACTCCACGTGCTTGATCAGGTTACCATTATAATCCGCGGCATGTTGCATCGAGCAAACCGGGAATTCACAAGCCGAAGGCCAACCGGTCTCTCCCACAAGTATATTGACATCAGGGAACCCTAGCACCTTTGCCGCCGAGTAAATGGAGTCCATCAAGCCGTCGAACATACTGTTGTATGTTAGCTTTGTGATCGGATCCACCACTGACTGCTTGAACAGTGCATAGTTTTCGTTTTGCGGGGTCCACCCGAAGTAAGGGTACGGATTCACCATGAGAGGGGACTTGGTTTCTCGCAAGAATCGGAGCATGGGTGTCAAAATTTGCGTCAGCTCCGGTCTGAATCGTCCCTGACTTGGGGGCTCAGACGCCAGCATGATGCCTAGAGAGTGTGGCGTTGAAATCTTAATGTCCTTGATTCCCTCAACACTTAGGGCATGGTTGAGGGTTCTCATGGCCGCGACTAGGTTGGACTTTTGGGCATCATCTCCCCAGTGAAGAACCTCGGTGCCAACGCAGATGTAACGTATTCTGGTGGCCGGGTGGAAGGGCTTGATGTTCTGCTGGACCCACCGGCGAGCTGCGCGGGGCTTTGTGAGGGTGGGGATGTCCCCGTTGGGGAGCGTGACTGTCAATGAGATGCCCGAGTTGGCGAAGGCTTTGATGATGTCCGGGTTCATATCGAAGATTTTCACTGCGTCGATGATGGTTTGGGTCTTGAGGAAATTCGCGACTTGAGAAGGTGGCGGGAGGTTGTCTCCGAGCGTGCCATAGTTGACACCGATGGAGTAGGCCGTGGTGGAGAGATGGAAGAGgagaagggtgaggaggaactTTGTCGTCATAGTTCTGTAACTTATATTCTACTTACTAGCTTATTTTCTATGAACTATATAATTTATTGTTATATAATTTTTTGTAAAAATTGTGGGAGGTGAATCCTCTCCTTTGTTACTAATAGTCAATGCGGATGTGAAGTATTTATAGTGGAGAAAGAATGGATAAGGGGTTTTTTCAAAACCAGCAAAGAAAGGATAAGAGGTCAATCATTAATCATTGCTATTCACAGCTAAATTCTGTTCTTCTTTAAGCATAACACTCGATCCTCTTATTACGGGAGTCTGCCGATTTTTTGTTTTAGAACTTGTACGGTCATCGTAATTTCAAAAGTTAGAGGTTGCAAAATGAATGCTCCTTTCATATTTTTAGCTTTTCTTTGTTGCTTTTGGTAACTTCTGATAAAACATTGGAGAAACTACTTCTGCCATATTTATCGAATgtaatttagatattttattggttaaaataaattaagtttcaAATGTTGTTCTAAATATGAAAATTTCTTCAAACAGACTAATTAGGTCTACTTGAAGTTAATTTAGAGTTCAGTTATATCATtgaactaagtttttttttttgaaaaattaattaattagatgAATGTACGAACATAATTCAACTCTTGGTTTCAAGTAATTATTCTTAAaatgggggcaggagtgaaactcGTTGATTctctttttaaaaagaaaaaaaaagtaattgttCTTAAAATCATACCGTGACTACTGAAATATGAGGACACacatttcttaattttttgttatttcttCTTGTCAGACTTTGCAAAAATTTCTTCTTGGTAAAGAAACTCATGAAGTTGGGTATTTATCTCTCATGAAGTTGTTGGTATTTGTCGGTTGGCAAAAAGTATACGGTACCGTATACATGCAGTATATGAGGctaataacacacacacacacaaaggaTATTTGTTTatggtcattttaagggatcactAGTTTGTGGAAtttacttttcgatcacatgtCGATATTTTAACACTTTAATTTTTTCAAGTAAACCACCACTGCAAACTTTCAACTATAAATTTGAAGTCGTTTGAAACATTCATAATCATTAATATTCAGAAAAGAATATAAAATATACAAAAAGCCTAAATTTTACTGTCCACTATTTTGCGAAGAAAAAACTTATACCGTAAGCAggacggttttttttttttttttggtgaacgTAAGCAGGACGTACGTTGTATTTCTCATAATTACCTCATCACGTGAGTGGCAGGAGACTAATACATGATGTATGAAAGGATAACTATATCACTCGGGGCACTTGCAAAGGAAAGTCGAAAAGGAAAAGCGCAATGAAGAAGGCTGGGCAAAGGCATTGAAGGAAGATCGATCGTGCAGGTTTGAAGTGCTAATTTTCATTTGAAATCTTTTACTTTTTTAATGGAAGAAAATTCATTTCTTATACTTGTCTCCGCAAGTTTAGAAGATAtctagatcttttttttttattaaagatGAACTTTATTAATTCAACTGGAAATGCATCCAATGGGGCAATAATTCTCAAGTGAGAACCCCATAACTTAGcattaagagcaagtgcaccggTGCTCTTTTGCCCGGGCACCACCTCAGCATTCCATGATTTTGACTGGGCAAGCTCTATTTTTCCCCTCCACCGGCTCTGTTTTGCCTCGGCAACTTTTGCCTTTGTTTGACCAAGGGCAAGAAAAATGTCAAGCAGCTGCCTTTTTCTTTGCCCAGACTTGGCCTGCTGCCACCTCTGCCTGCCACTGATCGTGGCTGACGTCACATGGGCCAGCAAGAGAGAGACACACTGGTGAGAGGCCGTTAAGAGCACGGACCAATTAATGTGAGGAACTGTAAAAATGAACAGTGAATTTGAACAGTGAAACCCACTGGTGAATAGTGAAAAGGTGAACAGTGTTGACCAGCAAGAAAAATAACGTGTGTAAAcctatgtccagtggcagtgaatagtaacttgaccggtcgaattcttgacttctcgactttgccttttcttgactacgggtgaacttgctctaatggCTTACATCAATGATTTCATGGAGCCAAGGAGGCCCAACTTTCTTGGCAAAACGTAGCTTGCACCATCTTCAATGCTCTTCTAGCAAGAGTATGAGCGACTCGGTTGTCACGCTTACGTACATGTTTCCAAGTAACTCGTTCAAATTCGGACATCAACTGACGAACGGCGTCCATCACTCCTCCAATGTCGCTTAGATCAAGTTCAGACTTCCCAAGTGCAGCAATTACGTTTGCTGCATCCCCCGCAATCACCAATTGCGTTACACCAAGTTGCTGACAAAACTTCAAACCATGCCAGAGTGCCAAAGTTTCAATTGCCTGGGGTTTGAGCAAGGCAGCCATTGGCACTGCTAAAGCCCCTAATAAACCACCACCTCCATTTAAGGCCACTGCTCCCAACCCAATATTACCTGCCATACTATGACAAGCCCCAGCAAAAAATAATTTAGTCTCCTGCTCTGGCAAACCACCTTATAATACTTTCTGGATATAGGTAAATCCAGTAGTCAATAAGATGTACATGATCGAGTGAAATGTATATGTTATGTATATATGCACCAGATCTAAAGAATTTTCTTTCAAATGGTCTACCTCTCAATTAGAATTAGCCTCTAAACCCACACCACACAATCCCCCCCATGTTGGCAAGGATAGCGCAACTTGGATAAGAATTTGCCCTTTGTTCAAATTAGGAGAAACaaaattgaataaagaattcGGAAGCCAAAAATTTGTAATAAAATAAATGACCGGTTAGATAAATGACCTCTTATTACTCATTTATGAGGAAATCTATCATAGATAGAAACCAAAATTCAAGTTGGATTTTTATCCTtttatatatatctgtatattTATTTCTAATTAAATTCGTTCTTTCAAATAAACGACCGTCTTTACTTTTGACCACCATCTAACCTGATCCATGGTCATATTTCAAATCACGAGCAAAACATTATCCTAATATCTTCCATCCAATTATTAAGATGCTAAGACGTCGTTGTCCTTTAAGCTACCAGCATCTACTTATGTCGGATTCAGAGACGGATTCCGATGATCTAAGTGAAATGTGTAATGCTCGAGTTGGATTGAGCAAAAAGAGGGGAAAATCCACCGTAAATGAAGGAAGGAAAGTAAAgataaataagaagaaaaaaagcaatGAAGGACCGGGGATTGCAAAGGAAGATCAGCCAGGTTTCAAAAGGCTAATTTTCATTTGATACCTGACACTTGATATTTCAATTTACGCATTTTCTCTTGTATTCTTAAACTCATTCTTGTTTGTTAGTTATACAATATCAACACATAttctgtgtgtgtatatatgtttatatGTAAGGATTAAACTAAAGTAAGAGATaataaatcatatatatatatatatatatatatgaatattaAATAAGAGATTTGATGATATTAGTTCCTCAAAAGCAAGTGATGTAGGGATTAAATCTCAACATCAATCCTAGAATGAAATGGTAAATCACATTACACGCACACACATGTTTGTGTTTGGTGTCAACTAAACACAAAAATTCACCTGAATAATTAGTTTGAAATGGTTTTCCAATTGCTTTATTTTCTACATTAATTGTATAAAACAATATGTATAATCAGAAGGAATTTGTAATAATGCAGAATTGCATGTAGTGAAGGTTGCGGAAGAGTatcaagaacacatgaagaAGATACCGATCCCAATGATTCGCCGATCGGATGCTATGTTTATCACTTGGCATTCATTAGCTAATTCCATGAAGCAATTTTATGGCCAACCATTGCACTACCTGACTCATGTTCTTGTGAAGCAGTGGGATCAGTCAAGAATAGGTAATGTGGATGAAGAGAAGCCAATGGACAACATTATTCATTCAAGGAAAGCTGAATCTACCATATGGGGTGTTGAGGAAGTCCACAGGCGTTGTACTTCTCACATTCATTTGGCTAAGCTGTGGCTTTCTGACCCGGATTACAGTGCTGTTGTTGGTGACGTCATCACCTCTAAATTGGTTGCATGAAATTTATATACCAGTCATTTTAATAT
This portion of the Rosa chinensis cultivar Old Blush chromosome 1, RchiOBHm-V2, whole genome shotgun sequence genome encodes:
- the LOC112182374 gene encoding glucan endo-1,3-beta-glucosidase isoform X1; translation: MTTKFLLTLLLFHLSTTAYSIGVNYGTLGDNLPPPSQVANFLKTQTIIDAVKIFDMNPDIIKAFANSGISLTVTLPNGDIPTLTKPRAARRWVQQNIKPFHPATRIRYICVGTEVLHWGDDAQKSNLVAAMRTLNHALSVEGIKDIKISTPHSLGIMLASEPPSQGRFRPELTQILTPMLRFLRETKSPLMVNPYPYFGWTPQNENYALFKQSVVDPITKLTYNSMFDGLMDSIYSAAKVLGFPDVNILVGETGWPSACEFPVCSMQHAADYNGNLIKHVESGQGTPLMPNRKFETYIFALFNENQKPGPQAEKNWGLFYPNLTPVYNAGVMRNQQGADGSIPNPKPGKPATPTMPGKPATPAPGKPSNGGKVWCIAKPGVTNQALQQNLDYACSQPGVDCGPIQPGGACFSSDIRSQASYAMNAYYQKNGHNNLSCDFSQTGLVTSINPSHGPCTYTPVHR
- the LOC112182374 gene encoding glucan endo-1,3-beta-glucosidase isoform X2; this translates as MTTKFLLTLLLFHLSTTAYSIGVNYGTLGDNLPPPSQVANFLKTQTIIDAVKIFDMNPDIIKAFANSGISLTVTLPNGDIPTLTKPRAARRWVQQNIKPFHPATRIRYICVGTEVLHWGDDAQKSNLVAAMRTLNHALSVEGIKDIKISTPHSLGIMLASEPPSQGRFRPELTQILTPMLRFLRETKSPLMVNPYPYFGWTPQNENYALFKQSVVDPITKLTYNSMFDGLMDSIYSAAKVLGFPDVNILVGETGWPSACEFPVCSMQHAADYNGNLIKHVESGQGTPLMPNRKFETYIFALFNENQKPGPQAEKNWGLFYPNLTPVYNAGVMRNQQVGSTPTMPGKPATPAPGKPSAPTTPAPGGGKGKGRGMKWCVAKHQASQQDLQANLNYVCANQGVDCSPIQPGGACYDADIRARASYAMNSYYQLKGRRDFNCDFSGTGLITISDPSHGGCNYIQAGGHGPSGPTPTQPSTPAKPSTGGNGRWCVPKQEATDQVLQQNINWLCGTYKVNCDDVLGGGKCWAPAIRPRASYLMDLYYKQNGRNNYDCDFVGTAQVTNINPSWGSCVYGS